In Macrobrachium rosenbergii isolate ZJJX-2024 chromosome 49, ASM4041242v1, whole genome shotgun sequence, the following are encoded in one genomic region:
- the LOC136832262 gene encoding TRPM8 channel-associated factor 3-like, which translates to MSGKAKTKQNADKPDFLISQSTFTSLTLLKGSGPSDADIGLANCSGRAEQQWLHDGNYLIYGGNPSYCLVPNYSNNTVTLGDSASPVGWTHDEVSRFVPEGGNKAMDVPWDEPRTRVILYPKHDGIHQKWWTLSELEADLDGAPEAQYPFPAKDETTYKQEIARTLSNWLAPSTAPLPYARDVATFPGLVSTDAPRVTRNLVLDLSVLGQSRDFRMTVPQDWQATNLYVPADEMVEVVLPDSLSSERAGQIQVRVSAHVDMLQPTSPNVSQQGKFVRMPVVSDTFDLKPGVNKIRSQFGGHLIFIFSQGENFLVDVEVKNIVEAPYFRLGVTTTEQWAEELKKGTPYALLETELVVALIAISDAQGISDPDKLMGRYDEIISMLNYAAGFDETEPPPRGKFWLVNDKQITAGSAHAGFPAMFDRTYYNMGSETTPYDWVSWHELGHNYQQMAYWAGAYGSESTVNLYSLYIQRQLFGEDRLEKQGDYNRAADHVDAGMTFAEGDVWEQLVFLMEIKWAFPDQDWEMFRQLRKNTRALSAEEAQALVSDVQKQYDHVYKNLSKIVGSDLINTYNRWGLKISQEAQDEIAALGLPKAPGDLSHRTYKDAFVCGEPAPEKLRAEQR; encoded by the exons ATGTCAG GGAAAGCCAAGACAAAGCAAAACGCAGATAAGCCAGATTTTCTCATCAGTCAAAGTACATTTACTTCACTGACTCTCCTCAAGGGAAGTGGTCCAAGTGATGCTGATATTGGACTTGCAAACTGCAGTGGAAGGGCAGAACAGCAATGGCTTCACGACGGTAACTACTTGATTTATGGTGGCAACCCCTCCTACTGCCTTGTCCCAAACTACTCAAACAACACCGTCACTCTAGGGGACTCTGCCTCTCCAGTGGGATGGACCCATGATGAAGTGTCAAGGTTCGTCCCAGAGGGAGGAAACAAAGCTATGGACGTACCATGGGATGAACCGAGGACTCGAGTGATATTGTATCCTAAGCATGATGGTATTCACCAGAAATGGTGGACCTTGTCTGAGTTGGAAGCTGATCTTGATGGAGCTCCTGAGGCCCAGTACCCATTCCCAGCCAAGGATGAAACCACCTATAAGCAAGAAATTGCCAGAACTCTAAGTAACTGGCTAGCCCCATCAACTGCCCCACTTCCATATGCAAGGGATGTAGCAACATTTCCCGGATTAGTGTCAACTGATGCCCCTAGAGTTACTCGAAACTTGGTATTGGACCTTTCAGTGTTAGGACAGTCCAGAGATTTTCGCATGACGGTTCCACAGGACTGGCAGGCAACAAATCTTTATGTGCCAGCTGATGAAATGGTTGAGGTTGTCTTGCCAGATTCATTGTCATCAGAGAGAGCTGGCCAAATACAAGTTCGAGTCAGTGCTCATGTTGATATGCTACAACCAACTTCTCCCAATGTATCACAACAGGGTAAATTTGTACGGATGCCAGTTGTTTCAGATACTTTCGATCTTAAACCTGGAGTGAACAAGATTCGCAGTCAATTTGGAGGGcacttgatatttattttctcacaAGGAGAAAACTTCTTGGTTGATGTGGAAGTCAAAAACATTGTGGAAGCTCCTTACTTTAGGTTAGGGGTGACTACAACAGAGCAATGGGCAGAAGAGTTGAAGAAAGGTACCCCATATGCACTCCTGGAAACTGAATTGGTGGTTGCTTTGATAGCCATATCTGATGCTCAGGGTATTTCTGACCCAGACAAGCTAATGGGCAGATATGACGAGATCATATCAATGCTCAATTACGCAGCCGGATTCGATGAAACAGAACCACCACCTAGAGGAAAATTTTGGCTGGTAAATGACAAGCAAATAACAGCTGGAAGCGCCCATGCCGGATTTCCAGCTATGTTTGACCGCACTTACTACAACATGGGAAGCGAAACGACTCCTTATGACTGGGTCTCGTGGCACGAACTGGGGCACAACTACCAGCAAATGGCTTACTGGGCAGGCGCGTATGGCAGTGAATCGACGGTGAATCTATATTCCCTCTACATCCAGAGGCAACTCTTCGGTGAAGACCGCCTCGAGAAGCAAGGAGATTACAACAGGGCAGCGGATCACGTCGATGCAGGGATGACATTCGCTGAGGGTGACGTGTGGGAGCAGTTGGTGTTCCTCATGGAAATAAAGTGGGCCTTCCCTGACCAGGACTGGGAGATGTTCCGCCAGCTGAGAAAGAACACAAGAGCCCTGTCTGCAGAAGAGGCACAGGCTTTAGTCTCGGACGTACAAAAGCAGTATGATCATGTGTACAAGAATCTGAGTAAGATTGTAGGGTCTGACCTTATCAACACTTATAATCGGTGGGGTCTGAAGATTTCCCAAGAAGCCCAGGATGAAATTGCCGCTTTGGGACTTCCAAAAGCACCTGGTGATCTCTCTCACAGAACATACAAAGATGCCTTTGTGTGTGGGGAGCCTGCACCGGAAAAACTCCGTGCTGAACAAcgataa